CATACTTTACTCCAAAAAGATCTTTTACTCTTTTGAAATTTGGGGGAGATTGTAATTCTTTTCTATGATTATAAACCATAACTAGACTTGCAAATATCCACAAAAACATAAACTGAGAATTTGAGATATGTTCATTGGATATATTAGTTGTCATTCCATAGATAAAAAATCCTAAATGAACTATATTTACTGTCCATGCATCATTTTTTTGGATTGTATACATTATTGCTAACAATCCGAATATTATCAGAGCTGATTCAACATTAAATAAAGCCAGCCACATAGCAGCAGTAACTGCTAAAGCTTTACCTCCTTTAAATTTTAAAAAAGGTGAGAATGAATGACCTAGTATTGGCATTGCTGAAACTAAAACTAAATCATAACCACTAATATCGAAATATTGATAAGCAAGCCAAATAGGTAATATGGCCTTAAGGAATTCTACAAACATAACAGACATTCCTATTAGAGCTCCTCCTGTTTTCCAGGCATTTACAGCTCCAGGATTGTTATCTCCAACTTCTCTTACATCTTTTCCGGATAAAATTTTGGTAAATATTATAGAGAATGGAATTGCACCACTAAAAAAGGCTATTATTAAAAATATTAAAGTTACCATCTGTTGAATTCTATGAAATTATAATTTTGTACTTTTATATTACTAAATTAGATATGAAATCATATCTAATTTAGTAACTTTATTGACTATTATTTATACTCTGCAATTTCAGATAAACTTTCATTATAATTAGCTTCAGGAAGAGCAACATATCCACCTTCTTCAGAAAGCATTTTTCCATTTTCTAGATAAAACTTTACAAATTCATATACTTCAGGCTTTGATAGGTCAGAATTATTGACATATATGTACATCGGTCTTGATAAAGGAGCATATGATGAATCATTAATTGTTTGTTCACTTGGAGCTATGCATCCAGTTCCTCCATCCACACTCAGAACTTTTAATTGATCCTCATTTTCTATGTAGTATGCATATCCAAAGTATCCAATAGAACCTTTATCCCCAGACACACCCATTACTAAAACATTATCATCTTCAGATGGTGTGTAATCAGCTCTAGTTTTACCCTCTTCTCCATTTATAACATCTGTAAAATAATCAAAAGTTCCTGAGTCTGTTCCAGGTCCATACAAACTCATTTCCTTATCGGGGAAACTTGATCGTACTTGATTCCAGTTATTTATAGTTGAACCTTGGTCCCAAATAAGATTTAATTCTTTTGTTGTAATACAATCAATCCAGTCATTAGATTTATTTACAACAACTGATAGTCCATCATATGCAACTTCTAATTCAGTAAATTCTATTCCATTTTCTAAGGCAAGAGCAGCTTCTTTATCTTTTATTTCTCGCGAAGCATTAGATATAGCTGTTTCTCCAACAACGAATCTTTTCATACCTCCACCTGTACCTGAAATACCAACAGGAATTTGTACCCCTGGATTAGACTCTCTGAATATTTCAGCAGCAGCAACAGTAATTGGAAAAACTGTTGATGATCCATCAATTTCTATAGTCCCAGAAAGATCCGAATCAGAAGTATTTTCTTCAGTTGAACACCCAAAAATCATGATCAAAATAATAAAAATATAAACTGATAAATGTTTTTTAAATAAATTTTTCATTATTGCTCCTTTTCACTAAATATAATAATACAAAAAGAGCTGTAGAAATATATTAAATGCACATTAAGCTTATATTAAGAGCTGTTAAAAAAAATTAAATTAATAATATTATTTCATAATTGAAAAAAATTGATCTTGATATTCCTCAAATAGACCCCAATCATTCAATTCTTTATGAACGTCTTCTGGTCTTACTTTACCTTTTTTTGCCAAAGAAATTAATTCTTCAATTCTTTTTCTTTCAGAGATAGGGACACCATCTTTTATTTCTAATAAACCAGATTGATTTAGTTCATTAAAATTATTTTGGGAAGATGATTTAGTGTAGTCAAATATAAATTTTAATAAAGAAACATCCCATAAAGAATTTACACCTCTTATGACAGCATGATTAGCTTTACTACTTTTTAACCTAGACTTAATTCTATTTGACACTTCATCAGGATTTCCTGAAACTATTTCAAGATCTGTTGATTCATTTTTATAGTTGTATAAAAGAGCAGGTTCATTTTTGCCTAAAACTCTATTTAATTCTTTTAAAAATGATTTTGCTTCATCCCCAAACCCTGACATTCTATAGATAAAATCTGATGTTATTACTTTAGGATTTTGAGCAGTTACTACTCCGTGTCTTATTACAGATTCCTCGGATTTAAGTTCAAAAGAATCTTCATAAACAGGCTCAGTAACAATATGATATCTAACCTTAGTTTGATTGTAGGTAGAAATCGTATTTTTAGGGCTAAGAAGAATCTTAGTATTCTTCATAACTAAATCAAATAAATTCATAATAAAATTTTTCTAGAATATCTCACAACTACTATTTTAATAAATTATAGCTGTCTTAATCTAGGATCAAATCTATCTCTGAACCAATCTCCAAGGAAATTTAATGACATTACTACTAAAAATATACCTAAACTTGGCCATATAGAAACCCACCATGCACTATTAAGATAATCTCTGCCTTCGGCAACTAGAGCTCCCCATACAGGTGTAGGAGGAGGAACTCCTGCTCCAAGAAAACTTAAAGAGGCTTCGGCCAATATAAGTTGACCGATTCTTAGTGTAGCAATCACAATAACTGTATTTATAACACCAGGAAGAAGATGCTTGTACATCATTCTTATCCTAGATGCACCTGCTACCTTCGCATACATAATATAATCTCTTTCTTTAAGAGTTAGTATCTCAGCTCTAACATTTCTTACAAATGCTGGCCAAGCTAAAAATGCCAGAAGTACGATAACAACTGTTAAAGAAGGATCGAAAACGATAGCAGCTACAAGAGCAAGAAGTAGGAATGGAATCGAATAAACTAAATCTAGTATTC
This portion of the Dehalococcoidia bacterium genome encodes:
- a CDS encoding glycerol-3-phosphate acyltransferase; translated protein: MVTLIFLIIAFFSGAIPFSIIFTKILSGKDVREVGDNNPGAVNAWKTGGALIGMSVMFVEFLKAILPIWLAYQYFDISGYDLVLVSAMPILGHSFSPFLKFKGGKALAVTAAMWLALFNVESALIIFGLLAIMYTIQKNDAWTVNIVHLGFFIYGMTTNISNEHISNSQFMFLWIFASLVMVYNHRKELQSPPNFKRVKDLFGVKYD
- a CDS encoding PstS family phosphate ABC transporter substrate-binding protein, which gives rise to MKNLFKKHLSVYIFIILIMIFGCSTEENTSDSDLSGTIEIDGSSTVFPITVAAAEIFRESNPGVQIPVGISGTGGGMKRFVVGETAISNASREIKDKEAALALENGIEFTELEVAYDGLSVVVNKSNDWIDCITTKELNLIWDQGSTINNWNQVRSSFPDKEMSLYGPGTDSGTFDYFTDVINGEEGKTRADYTPSEDDNVLVMGVSGDKGSIGYFGYAYYIENEDQLKVLSVDGGTGCIAPSEQTINDSSYAPLSRPMYIYVNNSDLSKPEVYEFVKFYLENGKMLSEEGGYVALPEANYNESLSEIAEYK
- a CDS encoding ABC transporter permease; the encoded protein is MTLSTKIGIDEPSWLEKNIPFWIGFKKFLSFFQKWPVIPVFFISILVLLAVFADVTGYDPELPALRDRTLPMFSEPVDPLTKDLTRHWLGADQFGRDTLTRIMHGARITLYVLVISAVSGTIIGTAYGLIAGYFGGFVDDILMRILDLVYSIPFLLLALVAAIVFDPSLTVVIVLLAFLAWPAFVRNVRAEILTLKERDYIMYAKVAGASRIRMMYKHLLPGVINTVIVIATLRIGQLILAEASLSFLGAGVPPPTPVWGALVAEGRDYLNSAWWVSIWPSLGIFLVVMSLNFLGDWFRDRFDPRLRQL